One window of the Nocardia huaxiensis genome contains the following:
- a CDS encoding glycine betaine ABC transporter substrate-binding protein, which produces MPLSGDAGVAGKLVRMIGGTVRSGRGHGVAQRMSRWLGPILVLALAAGAVSCGRDADAPVITVGAGSSYQSLVMAEIYANALARAGARTTVKDKLGGRADYLAALDADAATLVSDDTGDLLHALDSASTAYKPDGLDPLGVLPALYAALPEGLVISDPADGTDLRPTVVTTAATGLPATLKDLAPRCGELTVGINTGPALDPLRPPLNPRVDVEDRLREVYGCTITHYTEFHSDAEVHAAVESGSLQIGILSMPPAFLKGGAGATTPIADPSFAFRAQQVLPLLRKGALTETQLRKLNYVAGELDTAALADLVRRARDDLSNPAALAREWLDAHAL; this is translated from the coding sequence GTGCCACTGTCGGGCGACGCCGGTGTGGCAGGCAAACTGGTGCGCATGATCGGCGGAACAGTTCGCAGCGGACGGGGTCATGGCGTCGCACAACGGATGTCGCGCTGGCTGGGCCCGATACTCGTGCTCGCTCTCGCCGCGGGCGCGGTGTCCTGCGGCCGGGATGCGGACGCCCCGGTGATCACCGTCGGCGCGGGCAGCTCCTATCAGTCCTTGGTCATGGCCGAGATCTACGCCAACGCCCTGGCCCGCGCCGGCGCGCGCACCACCGTGAAGGACAAGCTCGGCGGCCGCGCCGACTACCTGGCCGCCCTCGACGCCGACGCCGCCACCCTGGTCAGCGACGACACCGGCGACCTGCTGCACGCCCTCGACTCCGCTTCCACCGCATACAAACCCGACGGCCTGGACCCCCTGGGCGTCCTGCCCGCCCTCTACGCCGCCCTCCCCGAGGGCCTGGTCATCTCCGACCCCGCCGACGGCACCGACCTGCGCCCAACCGTGGTGACCACCGCCGCAACGGGTCTGCCCGCCACCTTGAAAGACCTCGCCCCCCGCTGCGGTGAGCTGACCGTGGGCATCAACACCGGCCCCGCCCTGGACCCGCTGCGCCCGCCCCTGAACCCCCGCGTCGATGTCGAGGACCGCCTCCGAGAGGTCTACGGCTGCACCATCACTCACTACACCGAGTTCCACAGCGACGCCGAAGTCCACGCCGCCGTCGAGAGCGGATCCCTCCAGATCGGCATCCTCTCCATGCCCCCCGCCTTCCTGAAGGGCGGCGCGGGCGCCACCACCCCCATCGCCGACCCGAGCTTCGCCTTCCGCGCCCAGCAGGTGCTCCCGCTCCTCCGCAAAGGCGCCCTCACCGAAACCCAACTCCGCAAACTGAATTACGTCGCCGGTGAACTCGACACCGCCGCCCTCGCCGACCTGGTCCGCCGCGCCCGCGACGACCTGTCCAACCCCGCCGCCCTGGCCCGCGAATGGCTGGACGCCCACGCCCTGTGA
- a CDS encoding VOC family protein: MPAVNPCLIFEGNAEEAVTFYQSVLGGDVRLVRYGDMGPAAADMPDAIKNRVAYSGVTVPGGDIIMCMDCPPDQKVSFADAGYSVSIEADSAAEAERYFTELSAGGQVFMPFGKTEWADAFGMLVDKFSISWMIGYTGSGGTMSL; this comes from the coding sequence ATGCCCGCTGTGAACCCCTGTCTCATCTTCGAAGGCAATGCCGAAGAGGCCGTCACCTTCTACCAGTCGGTGCTGGGCGGTGACGTGCGGCTCGTCCGCTACGGCGATATGGGCCCGGCCGCCGCCGACATGCCCGACGCCATCAAGAACCGGGTCGCCTACTCCGGGGTCACCGTGCCCGGCGGCGACATCATCATGTGCATGGACTGTCCGCCGGACCAGAAGGTGAGCTTCGCCGATGCCGGTTACAGCGTGAGCATCGAAGCCGACTCCGCCGCGGAAGCCGAACGCTACTTCACCGAGCTGTCCGCGGGCGGGCAGGTCTTCATGCCGTTCGGCAAGACCGAATGGGCCGACGCCTTCGGCATGCTGGTCGACAAGTTCTCGATCAGCTGGATGATCGGATACACCGGCAGCGGCGGCACCATGAGCCTGTAG
- a CDS encoding flavin-containing monooxygenase, which produces MSRKVTDKAVGNRPARHSHIVIVGSGFSGLGMAIRLTQQGQRDFVVLERGNDVGGTWRDNTYPGAACDVPSHLYSYSFALNPNWSRSFSKQPEIQSYIQGVADKYGVRDKHIFGCDMTGARWNAERSVWEIDTNQGPFTADYLISAVGALCEPNLPDIKGINTFEGEIFHSARWDHDSDLSGKRVAVIGTGASAIQIVPAIAKQVAHLDVYQRTAPWLLPRADRPYLGVEKFAFKNIPGFQALSRAAIYAARETQVVGLAKFPPAMLALEAVARAKLFAEIRDPELRRKVTPNFRIGCKRMLISNEYYPALDRENVDVVTDGIKEITANSVITKDGVERPVDAIVVATGFHVTDSPAFETIAGRDGRTLAEVFDESGQQGYKGSAIHNYPNMFFLLGPNVGLGHTSMVYMIESQINYIADAIDQIEAKGLKTVEVRKDVQDEFNTELQKKLQGTVWSTGGCASWYLDKHGNNTTLWPDFTFRFRSLLEKFDVAAYDTTTAVAAKAS; this is translated from the coding sequence ATGAGTCGCAAGGTTACAGACAAAGCTGTCGGCAACCGGCCCGCCCGGCACTCCCACATCGTCATCGTGGGCAGCGGGTTCTCGGGCCTGGGCATGGCAATCCGGCTGACCCAGCAGGGCCAGCGAGATTTCGTCGTGCTGGAACGCGGGAACGATGTCGGCGGCACCTGGCGCGACAACACCTATCCGGGTGCTGCCTGCGACGTGCCCTCGCACCTGTACTCCTACTCCTTCGCGCTCAACCCGAACTGGTCGCGGTCCTTCTCCAAGCAGCCGGAGATCCAGTCCTACATCCAGGGCGTCGCCGACAAGTACGGCGTGCGCGACAAGCACATCTTCGGCTGCGACATGACCGGCGCCCGCTGGAACGCCGAGCGCTCCGTCTGGGAGATCGACACCAACCAGGGCCCGTTCACCGCCGACTACCTGATCTCCGCCGTGGGCGCGCTGTGCGAGCCGAACCTGCCGGATATCAAGGGCATCAACACCTTCGAGGGCGAGATCTTCCACTCCGCCCGCTGGGACCACGACTCCGATCTGTCCGGCAAGCGCGTCGCCGTCATCGGCACCGGCGCCTCCGCCATCCAGATCGTCCCGGCCATCGCCAAGCAGGTCGCGCACCTGGACGTCTACCAGCGCACCGCGCCCTGGCTGCTGCCGCGCGCCGACCGCCCGTACCTGGGTGTGGAGAAGTTCGCGTTCAAGAACATTCCGGGCTTCCAGGCGCTGTCCCGCGCCGCCATCTACGCCGCACGCGAGACCCAGGTGGTGGGCCTGGCCAAGTTCCCGCCCGCCATGCTCGCGCTCGAGGCCGTGGCCCGCGCCAAGCTGTTCGCCGAGATCCGCGATCCCGAGCTGCGCCGCAAGGTCACCCCGAACTTCCGCATCGGCTGCAAGCGCATGCTGATCTCCAACGAGTACTACCCGGCGCTGGACCGCGAGAACGTCGACGTGGTCACCGACGGCATCAAGGAGATCACCGCCAACTCCGTGATCACCAAGGACGGCGTGGAGCGCCCGGTCGACGCCATCGTCGTGGCCACCGGCTTCCACGTCACCGACTCGCCGGCCTTCGAGACCATCGCCGGCCGCGACGGCCGCACGCTCGCAGAGGTTTTCGACGAGAGCGGCCAGCAGGGTTACAAGGGTTCGGCCATCCACAACTACCCGAACATGTTCTTCCTGCTCGGCCCGAACGTGGGCCTGGGCCACACCTCGATGGTGTACATGATCGAATCGCAGATCAACTACATCGCCGACGCCATCGACCAGATCGAGGCGAAGGGCCTGAAGACCGTCGAGGTCCGCAAGGACGTCCAGGACGAGTTCAACACCGAACTGCAGAAGAAGTTGCAGGGCACCGTGTGGTCCACCGGCGGCTGCGCCTCCTGGTACCTCGACAAGCACGGCAACAACACCACGCTGTGGCCGGACTTCACCTTCCGGTTCCGTAGTCTGCTCGAGAAATTCGATGTAGCGGCCTACGACACCACGACCGCAGTCGCGGCCAAGGCTTCCTGA
- a CDS encoding alpha/beta hydrolase, with translation MPDVTLPLPIARKVLHPIFRLMLNHRLPWTVQRAMMDGGAPLQRAPRGTHTERIELGGRPAERVTAGPVSMSATVLYLHGGGYTVGSPVTHRGLAGYLSRETGCAVQLPHYRLAPEHPYPAALDDAEAAFLELVAFGYKPERIAVAGDSAGGGLSLALAQRLRDRHGFVPAALGLIAPWTDPNEIPSVDGDLVLTKRWSRACAAAYLGDGDGSDTGYAPLLGSMHGLPPVYVQADVDEMLHAQCTRLVAELRAAGVDTRFSETRGLWHVAQLQAFLVAPAAQAARELGEFLRQALRPAQVRSIG, from the coding sequence ATGCCCGATGTGACCCTTCCGCTGCCCATCGCCCGCAAAGTGCTGCACCCCATCTTCCGGTTGATGCTCAATCACCGGCTGCCGTGGACCGTGCAGCGCGCCATGATGGACGGGGGCGCACCGCTGCAGCGCGCGCCCCGGGGCACCCACACCGAACGGATCGAGCTCGGCGGGCGTCCCGCCGAGCGGGTCACGGCCGGTCCGGTCTCCATGTCGGCCACCGTGCTGTACCTGCACGGCGGCGGCTACACCGTCGGTTCGCCGGTCACCCATCGCGGGCTGGCCGGCTACCTGTCGCGCGAAACCGGTTGTGCCGTACAGCTTCCGCACTATCGGCTGGCTCCGGAGCATCCGTATCCGGCGGCGCTCGATGATGCCGAGGCGGCGTTCCTGGAGCTGGTGGCCTTCGGCTACAAGCCGGAACGCATTGCGGTGGCCGGTGATTCGGCCGGCGGCGGCCTGTCGCTGGCCTTGGCGCAGCGGCTGCGGGATCGGCACGGTTTCGTTCCGGCCGCGCTCGGCCTGATCGCGCCGTGGACCGACCCCAACGAGATCCCGTCCGTGGACGGTGATCTGGTGCTCACCAAGCGCTGGTCGCGCGCCTGTGCCGCGGCCTACCTCGGCGACGGCGACGGCTCCGACACCGGCTACGCGCCGCTGCTCGGCTCCATGCACGGGCTGCCGCCCGTCTATGTGCAGGCCGACGTGGACGAGATGCTGCACGCCCAGTGCACGCGGCTGGTGGCGGAGCTGCGCGCGGCGGGGGTGGACACTCGATTCAGCGAGACCCGCGGGCTCTGGCACGTGGCCCAGCTGCAGGCTTTCCTGGTGGCTCCGGCCGCACAGGCCGCCCGGGAGCTCGGTGAGTTCCTGCGGCAAGCCCTGCGACCTGCGCAAGTTCGGTCCATCGGATAG
- a CDS encoding Uma2 family endonuclease: protein MPGVLEWARAENLQPEPITLDIWKRLPRDFCRMVEVVNGDVVRAEPPAPAHRNAARRIATMLEAGAETHMSRYNDGRLYAGTDIDLVLWEFPRVTVRRPDVALFTCEPTDVGPLPASRVKIAVEVVSPVTERIDTADKQAEYALAGIPWYWLVWMDRDRVTAIDTHVLVLGQYRTHRRITPVIPGETLVDMPIEIRIDWTRLFGLVY, encoded by the coding sequence ATGCCAGGAGTACTCGAATGGGCGCGGGCGGAAAACCTGCAGCCCGAACCGATCACGCTCGACATCTGGAAGAGGTTGCCCCGCGACTTCTGCCGCATGGTCGAGGTCGTGAACGGCGATGTCGTCCGCGCCGAACCACCCGCACCGGCGCATCGCAATGCCGCCCGCCGCATTGCCACCATGCTGGAGGCCGGTGCGGAAACACATATGAGCAGATACAACGACGGCCGTCTCTACGCGGGCACCGATATCGACCTCGTGCTGTGGGAGTTCCCCCGCGTCACCGTCCGCCGCCCGGACGTGGCTCTGTTCACCTGTGAGCCAACCGATGTCGGCCCGCTGCCCGCTTCCCGCGTGAAGATCGCCGTCGAGGTGGTGTCCCCGGTGACCGAGCGCATCGACACCGCCGACAAGCAGGCCGAATACGCGTTGGCCGGCATCCCCTGGTACTGGCTGGTGTGGATGGACCGCGACCGCGTCACCGCAATAGACACCCATGTCCTGGTGCTCGGCCAGTACCGCACGCACCGCCGGATCACCCCGGTGATTCCCGGAGAAACGCTGGTGGACATGCCGATCGAGATCCGCATCGACTGGACCCGGCTGTTCGGGCTCGTGTACTGA
- a CDS encoding TetR/AcrR family transcriptional regulator gives MSRPDARVKRVRLSPEERRRQLIDLGVQMLRERDLEDISVNEIAALAGISRGLLFHYFPSVQDFQLAVLQRANAEFLELTAPDETLGLFDMLRDSIERYIDYVSQNGAAYHAMLRGPLSTRPETAELVAGARQATADRILAQLNIPLDNPDRPGLALAVRGWIAFVEEVVLTWLRDKPVSREALVDMLVQSLPAMGLALSPALAALLLT, from the coding sequence ATGAGCAGACCGGATGCCCGCGTCAAACGCGTCCGCCTCAGCCCCGAGGAACGCCGCCGGCAACTGATCGACCTCGGCGTGCAGATGCTGCGCGAACGCGACCTCGAAGACATCTCCGTCAATGAGATCGCCGCCCTCGCCGGCATCTCCCGCGGCCTGCTCTTCCACTACTTCCCGTCCGTCCAGGACTTCCAGCTCGCCGTCCTGCAACGAGCCAATGCCGAATTCCTGGAACTCACCGCACCCGACGAGACCCTCGGCCTGTTCGACATGCTGCGCGACTCCATCGAGCGCTACATCGACTACGTGAGCCAGAACGGCGCGGCCTACCACGCCATGCTGCGCGGCCCCCTCAGCACCCGCCCCGAGACCGCCGAACTCGTCGCGGGCGCACGGCAGGCCACCGCGGATCGCATTCTCGCGCAACTGAACATCCCCCTCGACAATCCGGACCGGCCGGGCCTGGCACTGGCGGTGCGCGGCTGGATCGCCTTCGTCGAAGAGGTCGTCCTCACCTGGCTCCGCGACAAACCGGTGAGCCGGGAAGCCTTGGTGGACATGCTCGTTCAATCCCTGCCCGCCATGGGCCTGGCCCTGAGCCCCGCCCTGGCCGCCCTACTGCTGACCTGA
- a CDS encoding SDR family NAD(P)-dependent oxidoreductase: protein MSNDAYFKDKVCVITGAGSGIGRALAQNLARRGAHLALSDIDSEGLAETVRLCEKYGVKVKSDRLNVAEREAVLVYADEVKKYFGKVNQIYNNAGIAHHGDVIDTSFKDIDRIMDVDFYGVVNGTKAFLPMLIESGSGHVVNISSLFGLIAVPGQSAYNAAKFAVRGFTEALRQEMIMSGSPVKVTCVHPGGIKTAVARNATVAEGLNQKNLAALFDSKLAMHTPEMAAQTITEGVRRGHGRVLIGWEAKALDLFVRSTASYYQRIAATVQKIVLP from the coding sequence GTGAGCAACGACGCTTACTTCAAGGACAAGGTCTGTGTCATCACCGGCGCGGGTTCGGGCATCGGCCGTGCGCTGGCGCAGAACCTGGCGCGCCGCGGCGCGCACCTGGCGCTGTCCGACATCGACTCCGAGGGTCTCGCCGAAACCGTGCGGCTCTGCGAAAAGTACGGTGTGAAGGTCAAATCCGATCGGCTCAATGTCGCCGAGCGTGAGGCCGTGCTGGTGTACGCCGACGAGGTGAAGAAGTACTTCGGCAAGGTCAATCAGATCTACAACAATGCCGGTATCGCTCACCACGGTGATGTCATCGACACGTCCTTCAAGGACATCGACCGCATCATGGATGTGGACTTCTACGGAGTCGTCAACGGCACCAAGGCTTTTCTGCCCATGCTGATCGAATCCGGTTCGGGTCACGTGGTGAACATCTCCAGCCTGTTCGGCCTCATCGCCGTTCCCGGCCAGAGTGCCTACAACGCGGCGAAATTCGCGGTGCGCGGGTTCACCGAGGCGCTGCGCCAGGAGATGATCATGAGCGGTTCGCCGGTCAAGGTCACCTGCGTGCACCCGGGCGGCATCAAGACCGCCGTGGCCCGCAATGCCACCGTCGCCGAGGGCCTGAACCAGAAGAACCTGGCCGCGCTCTTCGACTCCAAGCTGGCCATGCACACCCCCGAGATGGCCGCGCAGACCATCACCGAGGGCGTGCGCCGCGGTCACGGTCGCGTGCTGATCGGTTGGGAGGCAAAGGCTCTCGATCTTTTCGTGCGCTCCACCGCTTCCTACTACCAGCGCATTGCGGCTACGGTGCAGAAGATCGTTCTGCCCTAG
- a CDS encoding alpha/beta fold hydrolase, translated as MSELPEVRHHRIDVDGVEVFYRESVPSRPDAPALLLLHGFPSGSHQFRRLIDLLGDRYRLIAPDYPGFGNTTAPADFEYSFDRLADVVEGFVQRIGLTEFAMYVFDFGAPVGFRLATRHPEWITGLVVQNGNAYEAGLSDGAKDFIALRPEQADSEGIIRGLLSPEGTRSQYETGVPDPSVLSPDAWNLDQYYLELPGRTEAQLALAYDYHSNVARYPEWQSWLRKYTPPALIVWGANDPFFPAPGAHAYLDDLPEARLHLFDTGHFALETHLREIASLIADFLG; from the coding sequence ATGAGCGAGCTACCCGAGGTCCGGCACCACCGTATCGACGTCGACGGCGTCGAGGTCTTCTACCGGGAGTCCGTCCCCAGCCGCCCGGATGCTCCGGCGCTGCTTCTGCTGCACGGGTTTCCGTCCGGCTCGCATCAGTTCCGCCGGCTCATCGACCTGCTCGGCGACCGCTACCGGCTGATCGCGCCCGACTACCCCGGTTTCGGGAACACCACCGCCCCAGCCGATTTCGAGTACAGCTTCGATCGGCTCGCCGATGTGGTCGAGGGTTTCGTACAGCGCATCGGACTCACCGAATTCGCGATGTACGTCTTCGATTTCGGCGCTCCCGTCGGATTCCGGCTCGCCACCCGGCATCCGGAGTGGATCACCGGCCTGGTGGTGCAGAACGGCAACGCCTACGAGGCCGGATTGTCGGACGGCGCAAAGGATTTCATCGCCCTGCGCCCGGAGCAGGCGGACTCCGAGGGGATCATTCGCGGCCTGCTGAGCCCGGAGGGCACCCGCAGCCAGTACGAGACCGGCGTTCCCGACCCGAGCGTCCTGTCCCCCGACGCCTGGAACCTGGATCAGTACTACCTGGAGCTCCCCGGCCGCACCGAGGCCCAGCTGGCACTGGCCTATGACTACCACTCCAATGTCGCCCGTTACCCCGAATGGCAGTCCTGGCTGCGGAAATACACGCCGCCCGCGCTCATCGTCTGGGGTGCGAACGATCCCTTCTTCCCCGCCCCCGGAGCCCACGCCTACCTGGACGATCTGCCCGAGGCGCGGTTGCACCTCTTCGACACCGGCCATTTCGCCCTGGAGACCCATCTGCGCGAAATCGCTTCTCTCATCGCCGATTTCCTCGGCTAG
- a CDS encoding molybdopterin-dependent oxidoreductase yields the protein MAGRGLRAASGLAAAVVTLGVAELAAVVIDPAATPLQALGAWVVDQTPDGLREWAIQTFGTNDKTVLFLSMGVVALAVAALAGLAERVQRPAGSILFGAFGLFAAVLALNRPGASWTWLIPSVLGVWAGIAVLRSLIGRVTTFERTMTGAAPPVVPATGAAPSAPPAAGGAEREAAGPDSQSRPDAVPGRDTARPPDRETSTAAVDTTLERRTVVRGIAIAVAAGAGAGVVGRLLGARSRNVAGERAEVQLPAPTGPVVEVEPGADLRIPGLASYITPNDDFYRIDTALVVPQVSKEDWSLRIHGMVEREIRLSYADLAARTPVERLVTLACVSNPIGGDLIGNARWLGYRLDELLAEAGPHPDADMVLSRSKDGWTAGTPLSVLTDGRDALLAVGMNGEALPVAHGYPVRMVVPGLYGYVSATKWVTELEVTRFDRAKAYWTTRGWSAEGPIKTGTRIDTPSARKRLDAGRLTIAGVAWAQHRGIRAVEVRIDDGDWQPARLAVEPTVDTWRQWAFDWDATSGTHTIWARSTDGAGEVQTSDRRDVVPDGATGYPSITVRIG from the coding sequence GTGGCCGGACGTGGATTGCGGGCGGCGAGTGGACTCGCCGCCGCGGTGGTGACGCTGGGCGTCGCCGAGCTGGCGGCGGTGGTGATCGACCCCGCCGCGACGCCGTTGCAGGCGCTCGGCGCATGGGTGGTCGATCAAACGCCGGATGGCCTGCGGGAGTGGGCCATCCAGACGTTCGGCACCAATGACAAGACGGTGCTGTTCCTTTCGATGGGCGTGGTGGCCCTGGCGGTGGCCGCGCTGGCGGGGCTCGCTGAACGCGTGCAAAGACCTGCCGGGTCGATACTGTTCGGCGCCTTCGGGTTGTTCGCGGCGGTCTTGGCGCTGAACCGCCCGGGTGCCTCCTGGACCTGGCTGATTCCGTCCGTGCTCGGGGTCTGGGCGGGAATCGCCGTGCTGCGCAGCCTGATCGGCCGTGTCACCACCTTTGAGCGGACCATGACCGGTGCCGCACCGCCTGTCGTGCCCGCTACCGGTGCAGCGCCGTCCGCCCCGCCTGCGGCCGGTGGCGCCGAGCGCGAGGCCGCCGGACCCGACAGCCAATCGCGGCCGGATGCGGTTCCGGGCCGGGACACCGCGCGCCCACCGGATCGGGAGACATCAACCGCCGCAGTGGATACCACGCTGGAGCGTCGAACAGTGGTGCGCGGCATAGCGATCGCCGTGGCGGCGGGCGCCGGTGCGGGAGTGGTGGGGCGGTTGCTCGGGGCGCGGTCACGGAATGTGGCGGGGGAGCGGGCCGAGGTGCAGTTGCCTGCGCCGACCGGTCCGGTGGTGGAGGTGGAACCCGGTGCGGACCTTCGGATTCCGGGGCTCGCCTCGTATATCACGCCCAACGACGACTTCTACCGGATCGACACGGCGCTGGTGGTGCCGCAGGTGAGCAAGGAGGACTGGTCGCTGCGCATCCACGGCATGGTGGAGCGCGAAATCAGGCTCAGCTACGCCGATCTCGCGGCGCGCACCCCGGTCGAGCGGCTGGTGACCCTCGCCTGTGTATCGAACCCGATCGGCGGCGATCTGATCGGCAATGCCCGCTGGCTCGGCTACCGGCTCGACGAGCTGCTCGCCGAAGCCGGACCACACCCTGACGCCGATATGGTGTTGTCCCGCAGCAAGGATGGCTGGACCGCGGGCACTCCGCTGTCGGTGCTCACCGACGGTCGTGACGCCCTGCTCGCGGTCGGCATGAACGGTGAGGCCCTGCCTGTGGCGCACGGCTATCCGGTTCGCATGGTGGTGCCGGGACTGTACGGCTACGTGTCCGCGACCAAATGGGTCACCGAACTGGAAGTCACCAGATTCGATCGGGCCAAGGCGTATTGGACCACGCGCGGCTGGTCCGCCGAGGGCCCGATCAAAACCGGCACCCGCATCGACACCCCGAGCGCCCGCAAGCGTCTCGACGCGGGCCGCCTCACCATCGCGGGTGTGGCCTGGGCCCAGCATCGCGGTATCCGGGCCGTCGAGGTCCGCATCGACGACGGCGACTGGCAGCCGGCCCGCCTGGCCGTCGAACCGACCGTCGACACCTGGCGCCAGTGGGCCTTCGACTGGGATGCGACGTCGGGCACCCACACGATCTGGGCACGTTCCACCGACGGCGCCGGTGAGGTGCAAACGTCGGATCGCCGCGATGTGGTGCCCGACGGCGCTACCGGATACCCGTCCATCACCGTCCGAATCGGCTGA
- a CDS encoding AMP-dependent synthetase/ligase, whose amino-acid sequence MREFEVPATYTIPENANMSDGAFRHAEKTPNLVVFNTPNGKGGWNDVTAAEFAKTVTQVAKGLVASGIELGDRVAIMASTSYEWVVLDFAIWAAGGCTVAIFDSSSAEQCRWILSDSATKITLVENDKHRATIAEIEGTLGDLKEVLTLDKDAVAELIARGSDLDDAIVHERRAQVKAASPATLIYTSGTTGRPKGVMLSHANLYAESAADRSAMSEFLQPGRKSLLFLPLAHVFARAVALAAFDAGVTVAHTADWSTLVEQFGQYKPDFILSVPRVFEKVFNGAKQKAHDGGKGKIFDYATDIAIQYSQALQTGKPGLVLKLQHTVFDKLVFSKLREAMGGQCASAVSGGGPLGARLGHYFRGAGVTIYEGYGLTESTAAVSVNTPKHIKVGSVGRPLPGHAAKVAEDGELLIKGPVVFSGYWNNPEASADAFEDGWFKTGDLGAIDEQGFISIVGRKKEILVTAGGKNVSPAMLEDSLRQHPLISQVMVVGDGQPFIGALITLDQEALPGWKERNGISAETTIEHLIENPALVAEINEAVATTNKLVSHAEAIKKIRILPVDWTQEGGQLTPKMSLKRNVVMKEFAADVDAIYS is encoded by the coding sequence ATGCGAGAGTTCGAAGTCCCGGCTACCTACACCATTCCGGAAAACGCGAATATGTCGGACGGCGCGTTCCGGCACGCGGAGAAGACCCCGAACCTGGTCGTCTTCAACACCCCGAATGGCAAGGGCGGCTGGAACGATGTCACGGCGGCGGAATTCGCCAAGACCGTGACACAGGTGGCCAAGGGCCTCGTCGCGTCCGGCATCGAACTCGGTGATCGCGTCGCCATCATGGCGTCCACCAGCTACGAGTGGGTCGTCCTCGACTTCGCCATCTGGGCCGCCGGCGGCTGCACCGTCGCCATCTTCGACAGCTCCTCGGCCGAGCAGTGCCGCTGGATCCTGTCCGACTCGGCCACCAAGATCACTCTGGTCGAGAACGACAAGCACCGCGCCACCATCGCCGAAATCGAAGGCACCCTGGGCGATCTGAAAGAGGTGCTGACCCTCGACAAGGACGCCGTCGCCGAGCTCATCGCGCGCGGCTCCGACCTCGACGACGCGATCGTGCACGAGCGCCGCGCCCAGGTGAAGGCCGCCTCCCCGGCCACCCTCATCTACACCTCCGGCACCACCGGCCGGCCCAAGGGCGTCATGCTCTCGCATGCCAACCTGTACGCCGAATCGGCCGCCGACCGCTCGGCCATGAGCGAATTCCTGCAGCCCGGCCGCAAGTCGCTGCTGTTCCTGCCGCTCGCGCACGTCTTCGCCCGCGCCGTGGCGCTGGCCGCCTTCGACGCCGGTGTCACCGTCGCGCACACCGCCGACTGGTCCACGCTGGTCGAGCAGTTCGGCCAGTACAAGCCGGACTTCATCCTCTCGGTGCCGCGCGTGTTCGAGAAGGTGTTCAACGGCGCCAAGCAGAAGGCACACGACGGCGGCAAGGGCAAGATCTTCGACTACGCCACCGATATCGCCATCCAGTACAGCCAGGCGTTGCAGACCGGCAAGCCCGGTCTGGTGCTGAAGCTGCAGCACACCGTGTTCGACAAGCTGGTGTTCAGCAAGCTGCGCGAGGCCATGGGCGGCCAGTGCGCCTCCGCCGTCTCCGGTGGCGGCCCGCTGGGCGCGCGCCTGGGCCACTACTTCCGCGGCGCCGGCGTCACCATCTACGAGGGCTACGGCCTGACCGAGTCCACCGCGGCCGTCAGCGTCAACACCCCCAAGCACATCAAGGTCGGTTCGGTCGGCCGCCCGCTGCCGGGCCACGCCGCCAAGGTGGCCGAGGACGGCGAGCTGCTCATCAAGGGCCCGGTCGTGTTCTCCGGCTACTGGAACAACCCGGAAGCCTCCGCCGACGCCTTCGAGGACGGCTGGTTCAAGACCGGCGACCTGGGCGCCATCGACGAGCAGGGCTTCATCTCCATCGTCGGCCGCAAGAAGGAAATCCTGGTCACCGCGGGCGGCAAGAACGTCTCCCCGGCCATGCTCGAGGACTCCCTGCGCCAGCACCCGCTGATCAGCCAGGTCATGGTGGTCGGTGACGGGCAGCCGTTCATCGGCGCGCTCATCACCCTCGACCAGGAGGCGCTGCCGGGCTGGAAGGAACGCAACGGCATCTCCGCCGAGACCACCATCGAGCACCTGATCGAGAACCCGGCGCTGGTCGCCGAGATCAACGAGGCGGTCGCGACCACCAACAAGCTGGTGTCGCACGCCGAGGCGATCAAGAAGATCCGCATCCTGCCGGTGGACTGGACCCAGGAGGGCGGCCAGCTCACCCCGAAGATGTCGCTCAAGCGCAATGTGGTGATGAAGGAATTCGCCGCCGACGTGGACGCCATCTACAGCTGA